The Streptomyces taklimakanensis nucleotide sequence CCGAAGTGGCCACCGCACGCGGCGAGACCGACGACGCCGTGGTCTTCACGACCACGGACGTGCTGCACATCGTGCCCAGCGAGTTGACGCGTCTGGTGACCGCGTTCCGCAGCGGTGAGCAGACCGACCGGACCGGGACGCTCGCCGAGGGCCGCGACGTGCCCTGCTTCCAGGCGACACCGGAGCCGGGCGACGCGCTGCTGTTCGGCCTGCCGACGGCGGTGCCCCGCTGCGTCGTCGCGGTGCGCCTGGACAGCCGCGTGGAGGGCGTCGGCGTGGACCCGCGCCAGCCCCCGCTCGTGTGGGAGGCCTGGGACGGCGGCGGTTGGCAGGTGTGCGAGGTCGGCACGGACACCACCGGTGGACTCAACCGGCCCGGCGAGGTCGTCGTGCACGTACCGGCCGGTCACACGGCGTCCGTGGTCGGCGGGACGCGGGCCGGCTGGCTGCGCTGCCGCGTCACCGACGCGGAGCCGGGCCAGCCGTTCTACTCGGAGTCCCCGACGGTCCGCGAGGCGACGGTGTTCACCGTGGGCGGCACCATGTCCGTCGAGCACGCCGAGACCGTGACCGACGTGCCGCTCGGCACCTCGGAGGGGGTCGCGGGGCAGACGTTCCGGATCGGCCGCCCGCCGGTCCTCCTCGACGGCGAGCCCCCCGTGGTGGAGGTGTCCTCGGCCGAGGGATGGCAGCGCTGGGAGGTGGTGGAGCACTTCGGCCGCTCCGGGCCCGCCGACCGGCACGTCCGCGTGGACGCCACCACCGGCGAGTTCGGCTTCCCTCCCACGCTGCGCGAACCGGACGGCACGCTGCGGCAGTGCGGTGCCGTGCCGCCCAAGGGGGCCCGGGTGCGGGTGGCCCGCTACCGCACCGGCGGCGGCCCGGCGGGCAACGTCGCCCGCGGGGCGATCTCCGTGCTGCGCAGCTCCGTTCCGTACGTCGCGCGGGTCGTCAACCGGGAGGCGGCGCGCGGCGGCGTCGCCGGCGAGACCGTCGCCAACGCCAAGTTGCGGGCGCCGGACGCGCTGCGGATGCAGGAGCGCGCGGTGACCGCCGAGGACTACGAGATCATCGGTCGCCAGGCCGCCCCCTCGGTGCGCCGGGTCCGCTGCCTGCCCGCCGCGGACGGCGCGGGCGCGGTACGGGTCCTGGTGGTGCCGGACGCGGTCGCCGACGAGGGCGACCGGCTCCGCTTCGAACAGCTGATCCCCTCCGACCAGGTGCTCCGGGCGATCACCGCGAGCCTCGACGAGCGGCGCCTGATCGGCACCCGCCTCGTGGTGGAGCCACCGGTCTACCAGGGCGTCACCGTGGTGGCCCGGCTCACGGCGGCACCGGGCGACACCGACCGGGTGCGCGACGCGGCGCTCACCGCGCTGTACCGGTACCTCGATCCGCTGCACGGCGGTCCGGACGGCACCGGGTGGCCGTTCGGACGGCCGGTGCAGTACGGGGAGGTGTTCGGCGTGCTGCAGCGCGCCGGCGGCGACGCGCTGGTGGAGGACGTCCGGCTGTTCCCCGCCGACCCGATCACCGGGCGGCGCGGCGCGCCGGCCGACCGCGTCGACGTGGCCGTGGGCGCGCTGGTCTTCTCCTACCAACACCAGGTGGTCGTCACGGCCGCCGAGCCGGGAGGACGGGGATGAGCCGCGCCGCCGTACCCGATCTGCCGAGCAGGCACCCGATCGGCGAGCAGTTGCCCGGCCTGTACGCCGACGACGACCTGGCGCAGCGGTTCACCGCCGGGCTCGACACCGTTCTCGCACCGGTCTTCGCGACTCTCGACAACCTGCCCGCCTACCTCGATCCCCGGGTGGCCCCGGTCGACTTCCTGGCCTGGCTGGCGTCGTGGGTGGGGGCCGTCGACGACCCGCAGTGGCCCGTGGAGTCGCGCCGCGAGGCGATCGTCCGCGCGGTGGAGTTGCACCGGTGGCGCGGTACCCGGCGCGGTCTGGTCGAGGGCCTGCGGTTGGCGCTCGGCGTGCACGCCGAGGTGACCGGGGACGGCGGCGCGGCGTGGTCGAGCACCGCCGGTGCCGACCTCCCGCCGGAACCCCCCGCCGAGGTCCTGGTCCGGGTGTGGCCGGGCCGCGGGACGCGGGTGGACCCGGACCGGGTCCGCGAGATCGTCCGGGCCATGTGCCCGGTGCACACCGTCTGTCGGGTGGAGTTCCTGCCCGGCCCGCCCGCCGACGAAGGGAGATGACGTCATGCGCGCGTGCCCCACGTGCGGGGCGTCCAACGACCCGGGGGACGACTTCTGCGGCAACTGCGGCACGTACCTGGGCTGGTCGCACACCCCGCCGGTCCCGAGCACGTCTTCGAAGCCCCCGGCCCCGCCGGACCCCGCCCCGGCGCCCGCGCCGCCCCCGGCGGACGGGCCCGGCCGGGAGGAGACCGCGCCCCCTCCCCCGCAGGCAGGCCCCGACGACGCCCGCACCGGGCCTCCCGTCCCCGCGCGCCGGCCGACCGCCGACGCCGGGGGGAGCGCCGCCGGCGACGAAGCTCCTCCCACCGCGGCGTCGGGACCTTCCGGGTCCGGGCCCGCCGGGCCCGGGGCGGGGGCGCGGCCACCGCGGGCCCGAACCGCGGCGTCACCCTCCACCGCCCCGCGTCCTCCGGCTCCCCGGAACGAGTCCGGCCCCCGGCCCCCGGCCGTCCCCGCCGGCGAGGCACCGGCGCCGGACCCCGTACTGCCCGTACGCCCCGCGAAGCCGGTGGCCCCGCGCCCCGTCGTACGGTCCGCGGCGGTGCCGGACGTGGCGGCGGGGGCGCCCTGCCCCACCTGCGGCACGCCCAACCCGCCGGACCGCCGGTTCTGCCGGCGCTGCGCGACCGTGCTGGTCCCCACCGCCGCGCCCGCCGCGCTGCCGTGGTGGCGGACCCTGTGGCCGCCCCGCCGCCGGGTGCGGGCGCACTCGGGCCGGGCGGTGCGGCTGCTGGTGATCCTGACCGTGGTGGTGGCTCTGTGCGCGGGCGGTTTCCTGCTGCTGCCGGCCGGACGCGCCCTGCTCGAGGACACCCGGGACAAACTGAGCGGGGCCAAGCCCGTGACCCCGGCGGCCACCGAGGCGAGCGCCGAGGTATCCGGGCACCCGGCGACGAACACCACGGACGGGTTGAGCAACCGCTACTGGGGCGCGCCCGCGCCGGGCGCCTCCATCACCTACACCTTCCGCGAACCGTTCCGGTTGGTCGACCTGATCGTCACCAACGGCGCGTCCACGTCTCCGGAGGACTACGCCCGCCAGGCACGCGCGCTCCGCCTGGAGATGGAGGTGACGACACAGGACGGCACGGAACACCACGAGGAACTCGTCCTCAGCGACAAACCGGGCCCACAGACGATCCCCACCGGGATCAGCGACGTGAAGACGGTGCGCCTGGTCCTGCGCTCGGCCGTCGGCCTGACCACGGGCCGTCATCTGGCCCTGGGCGAGGTGGAGTTCTTCCGGAGAGGCTGATCCGGCACCCGGTCGGCAAGGCCGAGAGCGGGCGCACCCCGCGTCACGGACGCCGGCTTCGCCGTGCGTGTCAGGCCGACGCCCCGACGGCCGAGCCCGACCGGGCCGCCTGTCGTGCGACGCGGCGGCGGCGCGTCGGCAGGCCGAGGGTCGGGTGGGCGACGCCCCAGGCGGCGCCCTTGCAGACGAGCTCCTTGTAGACGGCGGCGAGCCGCCCGGTCAGGGCCGCGCCGACGGCTCGGTCGTCGGCGGTGACGTACTGGATCAGGCCTTCCTTGCGGCCCAGCGAGACGCACTGGTTGAAATAGCGGATCGGCACGTTCGGGAGCTTTCCGCCGGTCAGGCGCGCCGCGATGGCGTCGGCGGCCTGCCACGCGGTGGGAAGGCCCGAGGCGCACGACATCCGCAGCGGCTTGTCGCCCGGACCCATCGCCAGGGCCGCGTCGCCGACGGCGTACACGTCCGGGTGCGAGACCGAGCGCATGGTCACGTCGACCACGATCCGGCCCGTGTCGGTGACTTCCAGGGTGGTGGCCCGCGCGATCGGGTGGACCGCGAAGCCGGTGGTCCACACGGTGACCGCGGCCGGGACGACCCTGCCGTCGGCGGTGGTGACGCGGTCGGCCTCGACGCCGGTGACGGTGGTGTGCTCGTACACGGTCACACCGAGCTTGCCGAAGACCTTCCGCAGGTGCCCACGGCCCTTGTCCGAGAGCCGGTCGCCGAGGGCGTCGCGAGCGGCGAGGGCGACCGCGAGGTCCGGGCGGGCCTCGGCGATCTCGGTCGCGGCCTCCAGCCCGGTGAGACCACCGCCGACGACGACCACGGGCTGCCCGGCGTCCAGACCGGCCAGCCGCTCGCGCAGGCGGAGCGCCCCGGACCGGCTCGCGATCTCGTAGGCGTGCTCGGCGACGCCGGGCACGCCCTGGTCGTTCCAACCGCTGCCGAGGGCGTACACGAGGGTGTCGTACCCCACCTCCTCGGCGTCGCCGTCCGCGTCGACGACGGCGACGGTCCCGCGGTCGACATCGACACCGGTGACCTCGGCGGTCCTCGGTTCGACGCCGGTGCCCGCGAACATCTCGCCGAGGGACCGGGACCTCAGGTCCTGACCGACCGCGAGTTGGTGCGTCCGGACGCGCTCGACGAAGTCGGGCTCGGCGTTGACGAGGGTGATGGCGACGTCGTCGCGGTGCAGCCGCCTGGCGAGGCGGCCGGCCACGGTGGCTCCGGTGTAGCCGGCGCCGAGAACGGTGATGCGGTGCTGCATTTTCCTGCTCCTGTCTGCGGGGGCCCGTCGCTCGTCCCGAGCGGTTTCGCCCCTTGAACCGGGCAGCGCGCCGTTTCCTGACAGGAACGCTCTGTGAGGCGGCTCACAGTGGGCTCGGAAGCGCCTCACACCGAGGTCAGAAGACGCGGAACAGGGGTTCCCCGTGATCGGCGGACGCCCACGCCTCGGTCGCGCGTTCGAGCTTGTCGGGGTTGGCCTGGTTGCGGAGCGCGGCGATGCCCTCGGGGGTGATCTCCAGGCACATGACACCGACGACCCGGCCGTCGACGACCGCCACGACGGCGGGGCCGCCGTTGGCGGTCGCGACGTGGATCTCGGGTGAACCGCCGACCAGGGCGCGCTTGGACCGTGCGGGCTTGAGCAGGCCCCGCATGAACTTGGCGACCGCGAGGGCACCCTCGACCGGCTTGGGACGGGCCGGGATCTTCCCGCCGCCGTCGCCGATCGAGACGGCGTCGGCGGTGAGCAGCCGCACGAGCGGCTCGATCTTCCCACTGGTGGCGGCCGCCAGGAACTCGTCGACGATCCGCCGGGCGGCGGCCTCGTCGGTCTCGGTGCGGGCCTTGCCGTCCGTGATGTGCTTCCTGGCGCGGTGGAGGAGCTGCTGGCTGGCGGCCTCGGTGAGGTCGAGGATCTCGGCGATCTCCCGGTGCGGGTAGTCGAAGGCCTCCCGCAGCACGTACACCGCCCGCTCGTTGGGGGACAGCCGCTCCATGAGGGTGAGGACGGCGTACGAGACCGACTCGCGCTGTTCGGCGGTGTCGGCCGGGCCGAGCATCGGGTCCCCGTCGAGCAGCGGTTCGGGGAGCCACTGGCCCACGTAGGTCTCGCGCCGCGCGCGGGCCGAGGCGAGCTGATTGAGGCACAGGTTGGTGAGCACCTTCGTCAGCCAGGCCGCGGGGACCTCGATGCGCTCGACGTCGGCGGCCTGCCAGCGCAGGAAGGTCTCCTGCACGGCGTCCTCGGCCTCGCTCGCGGAGCCGAGGAGGCGGTAGGCGATGGCCTCCAGACGGGGCCTGGCGGCCTCGAACCGGTCCACGTCCTTCGGGGTCAGCGGCATGCCCCGGATCCTAACGGGCCCGTGCACGGTCGACGACGAGGCACCGGGGCCGCCGAAGCGGCCGGCGCTCGAACCCCTTCGGGGACCGACGCACGTGTCCGAGCCGTGCCGCGTCGAGGCCATCCGGTCCTCGGCCGGTCGGCACGCGCCCGGCGGTCACGCCGACATGGCCCGCTCACCGTTTTCGGTGCCTTCCGCACAGGCGGCGGCCAGGTCGTCGAGCGACAGGTGCAGGACGTGGGCCAGGGCCGCCACGGTGAAGAAGGCCGGGGTCGGGGCTCGGCCGGTCTCGATCTTGCGGAGGGTTTCGGCGGACACCCCGGCCGCCGCTGCCACGTCGACCATGCTGCGGTCACCGCGGGCCTGGCGGA carries:
- a CDS encoding putative baseplate assembly protein, with amino-acid sequence MSLPSPNLDDRRFQQLVDEAKRYVQQRAPEWTDHNVSDPGVTLIETFAYLVDQLLYRLNRVPDKNYVAFLDLLGIRLFPPAAAVAEVDFWLSAPQPDTVELPAGTEVATARGETDDAVVFTTTDVLHIVPSELTRLVTAFRSGEQTDRTGTLAEGRDVPCFQATPEPGDALLFGLPTAVPRCVVAVRLDSRVEGVGVDPRQPPLVWEAWDGGGWQVCEVGTDTTGGLNRPGEVVVHVPAGHTASVVGGTRAGWLRCRVTDAEPGQPFYSESPTVREATVFTVGGTMSVEHAETVTDVPLGTSEGVAGQTFRIGRPPVLLDGEPPVVEVSSAEGWQRWEVVEHFGRSGPADRHVRVDATTGEFGFPPTLREPDGTLRQCGAVPPKGARVRVARYRTGGGPAGNVARGAISVLRSSVPYVARVVNREAARGGVAGETVANAKLRAPDALRMQERAVTAEDYEIIGRQAAPSVRRVRCLPAADGAGAVRVLVVPDAVADEGDRLRFEQLIPSDQVLRAITASLDERRLIGTRLVVEPPVYQGVTVVARLTAAPGDTDRVRDAALTALYRYLDPLHGGPDGTGWPFGRPVQYGEVFGVLQRAGGDALVEDVRLFPADPITGRRGAPADRVDVAVGALVFSYQHQVVVTAAEPGGRG
- a CDS encoding phage tail protein, whose amino-acid sequence is MSRAAVPDLPSRHPIGEQLPGLYADDDLAQRFTAGLDTVLAPVFATLDNLPAYLDPRVAPVDFLAWLASWVGAVDDPQWPVESRREAIVRAVELHRWRGTRRGLVEGLRLALGVHAEVTGDGGAAWSSTAGADLPPEPPAEVLVRVWPGRGTRVDPDRVREIVRAMCPVHTVCRVEFLPGPPADEGR
- a CDS encoding zinc ribbon domain-containing protein; translation: MPDVAAGAPCPTCGTPNPPDRRFCRRCATVLVPTAAPAALPWWRTLWPPRRRVRAHSGRAVRLLVILTVVVALCAGGFLLLPAGRALLEDTRDKLSGAKPVTPAATEASAEVSGHPATNTTDGLSNRYWGAPAPGASITYTFREPFRLVDLIVTNGASTSPEDYARQARALRLEMEVTTQDGTEHHEELVLSDKPGPQTIPTGISDVKTVRLVLRSAVGLTTGRHLALGEVEFFRRG
- a CDS encoding NAD(P)/FAD-dependent oxidoreductase gives rise to the protein MQHRITVLGAGYTGATVAGRLARRLHRDDVAITLVNAEPDFVERVRTHQLAVGQDLRSRSLGEMFAGTGVEPRTAEVTGVDVDRGTVAVVDADGDAEEVGYDTLVYALGSGWNDQGVPGVAEHAYEIASRSGALRLRERLAGLDAGQPVVVVGGGLTGLEAATEIAEARPDLAVALAARDALGDRLSDKGRGHLRKVFGKLGVTVYEHTTVTGVEADRVTTADGRVVPAAVTVWTTGFAVHPIARATTLEVTDTGRIVVDVTMRSVSHPDVYAVGDAALAMGPGDKPLRMSCASGLPTAWQAADAIAARLTGGKLPNVPIRYFNQCVSLGRKEGLIQYVTADDRAVGAALTGRLAAVYKELVCKGAAWGVAHPTLGLPTRRRRVARQAARSGSAVGASA
- a CDS encoding RNA polymerase sigma-70 factor codes for the protein MPLTPKDVDRFEAARPRLEAIAYRLLGSASEAEDAVQETFLRWQAADVERIEVPAAWLTKVLTNLCLNQLASARARRETYVGQWLPEPLLDGDPMLGPADTAEQRESVSYAVLTLMERLSPNERAVYVLREAFDYPHREIAEILDLTEAASQQLLHRARKHITDGKARTETDEAAARRIVDEFLAAATSGKIEPLVRLLTADAVSIGDGGGKIPARPKPVEGALAVAKFMRGLLKPARSKRALVGGSPEIHVATANGGPAVVAVVDGRVVGVMCLEITPEGIAALRNQANPDKLERATEAWASADHGEPLFRVF
- a CDS encoding helix-turn-helix domain-containing protein — encoded protein: MVRVPLSPQERRRGERFGALLRQARGDRSMVDVAAAAGVSAETLRKIETGRAPTPAFFTVAALAHVLHLSLDDLAAACAEGTENGERAMSA